A genomic segment from Pollutimonas thiosulfatoxidans encodes:
- a CDS encoding ABC transporter permease: MDFALFQHTIVNLFQGFGLTVYIGVTAIVLASLIGLTLALMRMSTRASAARFAFVYSTCFRGTPLLVQLFIVYYGIGTLDFVRGNAALWWLFSDGGRCAILAIALNSGAYISEVLRGGFQSVPNGQIEAARASGMSALLRFRRVVFPLAIRQALPAYSNEIVLVIKGTSLASTIAVMELTGHAKRLMNQNYAIIETFVLAGALYLMINFSLLACLALFERWLKR; the protein is encoded by the coding sequence GTGGACTTCGCCCTCTTCCAGCACACCATCGTCAACCTGTTCCAGGGTTTCGGACTTACCGTTTATATCGGCGTGACCGCCATTGTGCTGGCCAGCCTCATCGGCCTGACCCTGGCCTTGATGCGCATGTCGACCCGTGCATCGGCCGCCCGTTTCGCATTCGTGTACAGCACCTGCTTTCGCGGCACGCCGCTGCTGGTGCAGCTATTTATTGTGTATTACGGTATCGGTACCCTGGATTTTGTGCGCGGCAATGCGGCGCTGTGGTGGCTGTTCAGTGATGGCGGGCGCTGCGCCATACTGGCGATCGCCCTGAACAGCGGCGCCTATATCAGCGAAGTGCTGCGCGGCGGCTTTCAGTCCGTGCCCAATGGCCAGATCGAGGCCGCCCGCGCCAGCGGCATGTCCGCTTTGCTGCGCTTTCGGCGCGTCGTGTTCCCGCTGGCCATACGGCAGGCCTTGCCCGCTTACAGCAACGAGATCGTCCTGGTCATCAAGGGAACCAGCCTGGCATCGACCATCGCCGTCATGGAGCTTACGGGGCACGCCAAACGCCTGATGAATCAGAATTACGCCATTATCGAAACGTTTGTCCTGGCAGGCGCGCTCTACCTGATGATCAACTTCTCCTTGCTGGCATGCCTGGCATTGTTCGAAAGGTGGCTTAAACGATGA
- a CDS encoding ABC transporter permease codes for MIDTILSVLGEGWGWTLLRGTAMTLLISVLGMALGIVIGIAGASIRTSGIRPLRVLVSTYTTLVRSIPELLIIYLLFFGTVQAVADLADVLGWQEAMTGWFPALIGILAIGLISGSYGVEVFRGALAAIPTGQIEAARAIGMNGRQRLFRVVIPQMFWYALPGTNNVWQTALKDTALISLVGLVELMRAAVLGAAATREPLALYVMAGALYFIVGVGSQALFVMAERHFGRGMRGH; via the coding sequence ATGATAGACACGATACTCAGCGTGCTGGGCGAGGGCTGGGGCTGGACCCTGCTGCGCGGCACCGCCATGACACTGCTGATATCGGTGCTGGGCATGGCACTGGGTATCGTGATCGGCATTGCGGGGGCCAGCATACGAACCTCGGGCATCCGTCCATTGCGGGTGCTGGTCAGCACCTACACGACCCTGGTGCGCAGCATACCCGAGCTGCTGATCATCTATCTGCTGTTCTTCGGAACGGTCCAGGCTGTGGCCGATCTTGCCGACGTCCTGGGATGGCAGGAAGCCATGACAGGCTGGTTTCCGGCACTGATCGGCATTCTTGCCATCGGCTTGATTTCCGGCTCTTACGGCGTCGAGGTATTCCGCGGGGCCCTGGCTGCCATCCCGACCGGCCAGATCGAAGCGGCCCGAGCCATCGGCATGAACGGCCGTCAGCGGCTTTTTCGTGTCGTCATCCCGCAGATGTTCTGGTACGCCCTGCCCGGCACCAATAATGTCTGGCAGACGGCGCTAAAGGATACGGCGCTGATTTCACTGGTGGGCCTGGTCGAACTGATGCGCGCCGCCGTGCTGGGCGCTGCAGCGACACGCGAGCCCCTGGCGCTCTACGTTATGGCGGGCGCCCTGTACTTCATCGTCGGCGTTGGCAGCCAGGCCCTGTTCGTGATGGCCGAAAGGCACTTCGGTCGCGGCATGAGGGGGCACTGA